In Notamacropus eugenii isolate mMacEug1 chromosome 1, mMacEug1.pri_v2, whole genome shotgun sequence, one genomic interval encodes:
- the LOC140517712 gene encoding acyl-coenzyme A thioesterase 1-like — protein MAVTVTLIPGPRSMWDETVAIAVHGLAPAQRVTLRASLRDEKGALFQASARYEADAGGQLDLARAPSLGGSYSGVEPMGLFWSMKPDKPFWRLVKRDVQTPFLLDLEVYEGHDPQPSKLLARVVHERSFLRPGVRRIPVREGSLRATLFLPPGSGPFPGIIDIFGIGGGLFEYRASLLAGHGFAVLALAYYACEDLPKDMEELHLEYFEEAVQYLKNHSQVKGPGVGLLGISKGGDLCLSMASHLKDITATVTINGCLANVGCVLHYKDMTTPPLKRDPKRIKITEDGFADIIDALNNPLEEPNRKSLIPIEKAESCFLFLVGLDDHNWKSEFYANEAAKLLQAHGKKKPEIICYPATGHYIEPPYFPMCVVSFHSGVGRHVIWGGEVRAHSMAQIDAWKQLQAFFHKHLGNDQITHPSKL, from the exons ATGGCGGTGACGGTGACCCTGATTCCCGGTCCCCGCAGCATGTGGGACGAGACGGTGGCAATCGCGGTGCACGGTCTGGCCCCGGCTCAGCGGGTCACCCTGCGCGCCTCCCTCCGCGATGAGAAAGGGGCGCTCTTCCAGGCGTCGGCCCGCTACGAGGCGGACGCGGGCGGGCAGCTAGACCTGGCGCGGGCGCCCTCTCTGGGGGGCAGCTACAGCGGCGTGGAGCCCATGGGGCTCTTCTGGAGCATGAAGCCCGACAAGCCCTTCTGGCGGCTGGTGAAGCGGGACGTGCAGACCCCTTTCCTCCTGGATCTGGAGGTGTATGAGGGTCACGACCCACAGCCCAGCAAGCTGCTGGCACGGGTGGTCCACGAACGGAGCTTCCTGCGGCCAGGGGTGAGGAGGATCCCGGTGCGAGAGGGCAGCCTTCGGGCCAccctcttcctgcctccag GTTCAGGGCCCTTTCCTGGGATCATCGACATCTTTGGAATTGGAGGAGGCCTGTTTGAATATAGAGCCAGCCTCTTGGCTGGACATGGCTTTGCTGTGTTGGCCCTGGCATACTATGCCTGTGAGGACCTCCCCAAAGACATGGAGGAACTTCATCTGGAATACTTTGAAGAGGCTGTCCAGTACCTGAAGAACCACTCCCAG GTAAAGGGTCCAGGAGTTGGGCTGCTTGGAATTTCTAAAGGGGGTGATCTGTGCCTCTCCATGGCTTCCCATTTGAAGGACATTACAGCCACTGTCACCATCAATGGCTGTCTGGCAAATGTAGGGTGTGTGCTACACTACAAGGATATGACCACTCCCCCACTGAAACGTGACCCAAAACGTATCAAGATAACTGAAGATGGCTTTGCAGACATCATTGATGCTCTCAACAATCCTTTGGAGGAACCCAATAGAAAAAGCCTAATTCCAATTGAAAAGGCTGAGAGttgtttcttgtttcttgttGGTTTGGATGACCACAATTGGAAAAGTGAATTCTATGCCAATGAAGCTGCCAAATTATTGCAAGCCCATGGGAAGAAAAAACCTGAGATTATCTGCTACCCTGCAACAGGACACTATATTGAGCCCCCATATTTCCCTATGTGCGTGGTTTCATTTCACAGTGGAGTGGGTAGACATGTGATCTGGGGAGGAGAAGTTAGGGCCCACTCCATGGCCCAAATAGATGCTTGGAAACAACTCCAAGCCTTCTTCCACAAACATTTAGGAAATGATCAGATAACACATCCCTCCAAATTGTAA